The following are from one region of the Onthophagus taurus isolate NC unplaced genomic scaffold, IU_Otau_3.0 ScKx7SY_15, whole genome shotgun sequence genome:
- the LOC111425423 gene encoding piggyBac transposable element-derived protein 4-like isoform X1, giving the protein MARNRFELLLRMFHLANNEECPFNDRLHKIQCLVDMLNRNASLCIVPEETICIDETMIPFRGRLSFRQYIKGKRHKFGMKIYKVCLDGGFTYSLKINCGKEKIEGQSVAESIVMEMLQPLLDDGRTLYADNWYISVALAENLQKRSTDLVGTIQKNKKGLSKTVVDAKLKRGEIIARQNQNKVVVMKWHDKRDVLLLSTKHTDEQKEVHHKEGPRLKPSAIIDYNTVKAFVDMSDMAAYSNSLRKSIKWYRKLACEFITGTSVVNALYLYNKINNKKTSITTFKENLAMQLFESGEPLHPNAENPVEEHRLTEKMDNEGKHKRGRCKSCYEKNSQQHGRDYAVKNTKRITYICLSCNGNIFICTECFFEKHVFKKIK; this is encoded by the coding sequence ATGGCTCGAAATAGGTTTGAGCTGCTTTTGCGCATGTTCCATTTAGCCAATAACGAAGAATGCCCCTTCAACGATAGGCTTCACAAAATTCAATGTCTGGTTGACATGTTGAATAGGAACGCTTCTCTGTGCATTGTTCCAGAAGAAACCATTTGCATCGATGAAACCATGATTCCGTTTCGAGGCAGATTGTCTTTTCGACAATACATAAAAGGAAAAAGGCATAAGTTTGGaatgaaaatttataaagtatGCCTTGATGGCGGATTTACCTACAGCCTGAAGATAAATTGCGGTAAGGAAAAAATTGAAGGACAATCGGTGGCGGAATCTATCGTTATGGAAATGTTACAACCATTGCTTGATGATGGAAGAACTCTTTATGCAGATAATTGGTACATCTCTGTTGCCCTAGCGGAGAACTTACAAAAAAGATCAACTGATCTAGTAGGAACTAttcaaaagaataaaaaaggtCTGTCAAAGACTGTGGTCGACGCAAAACTCAAGAGAGGAGAAATTATTGCAAGGCAGAATCAAAATAAAGTGGTTGTTATGAAGTGGCATGACAAAAGAGATGTCCTCCTATTATCCACTAAACACACAGATGAACAGAAAGAAGTACATCACAAAGAGGGTCCCAGGCTCAAACCGTCTGCAATAATCGATTACAATACAGTTAAAGCGTTTGTTGATATGTCAGATATGGCAGCCTATTCAAATTCTCTGAGAAAGTCAATAAAATGGTACAGAAAATTGGCTTGTGAATTTATTACAGGCACCTCAGTAGTAAATGCGTTatacttgtacaacaaaataaacaataagaaaACTTCTATAACCACTTTCAAGGAAAACCTTGCCATGCAACTTTTTGAAAGTGGAGAACCGCTACACCCAAACGCAGAGAATCCAGTAGAAGAACACAGACTTACCGAAAAAATGGATAACGAGGGAAAGCATAAAAGGGGAAGATGCAAATCTTGCTATGAAAAGAATTCACAACAACATGGGCGCGATTATGcagtaaaaaatacaaaaagaattacTTACATATGTCTAAGTTGCAACGGCAATATTTTCATTTGCACGGAatgcttttttgaaaaacacgttttcaaaaaaattaaatag